In the genome of Desulfuromonas sp. DDH964, one region contains:
- a CDS encoding putative metallopeptidase, which translates to MEALPRPCQDLSLIFADLCRDAAKRVPELGHLVPERILFALSRSRAEGSHGLYARILPLRFAGGSAEWQRRRGRYQETWRLPPLHYRGEEILYLIQVLVPRFFRLCRREKLATLFHELYHISPACDGDLRRFPGRNYAHGHSRKAFQQRVDHLLDRYLTADPPAALLAPFDLTEEDWRSGRVAVSGLRVPLPRARLVRRERL; encoded by the coding sequence GTGGAAGCCTTACCCCGCCCCTGCCAGGATCTCAGCCTGATCTTTGCCGATCTCTGCCGGGACGCCGCAAAGCGTGTCCCGGAACTGGGCCACCTCGTCCCGGAACGGATTCTGTTCGCCCTGAGCCGGTCCCGGGCCGAGGGGAGCCATGGCCTCTACGCCAGGATTCTGCCGCTGCGCTTTGCCGGCGGATCGGCAGAATGGCAACGCCGCCGTGGCCGCTACCAGGAGACCTGGCGCCTGCCCCCCCTGCACTACCGGGGCGAAGAGATTCTCTACCTGATCCAGGTCCTGGTGCCGCGCTTTTTCCGCCTCTGCCGTCGTGAAAAACTGGCCACCCTCTTCCACGAGCTCTACCATATCTCACCGGCCTGCGACGGCGACCTGCGCCGCTTCCCGGGGCGCAACTATGCCCACGGCCATTCGCGCAAGGCCTTTCAACAGCGAGTCGACCACCTCCTCGACCGCTACCTGACCGCCGACCCGCCGGCGGCCCTTCTCGCTCCCTTCGATCTTACCGAAGAGGACTGGCGATCGGGCCGGGTCGCTGTCTCCGGTCTGCGGGTGCCGCTCCCCCGCGCCCGGCTCGTTCGCCGCGAACGGCTCTGA
- a CDS encoding energy-coupling factor ABC transporter permease has protein sequence MHMADALLSPAVGGTLWAATAGTIAWCSRRLKQELDDSRIPLMGVLAAFIFAAQMINFTIPGTGSSGHLGGGMILAILLGPYAGFLAMASVLTVQALFFADGGLLALGCNIFNLGFFPCFVAYPFIYRPLVGKAPTPRRVLAGACVAAVAGLQLGAFSVVLETLLSGVSALPFGTFALLMQPIHLAIGLVEGAVTAAVITFIGKARPELLAAATVTAAAGAGSIRRIVLGVLLATLVTGGMLSWFASSHPDGLEWALAKSAGPEAPLAPPAPTRQLLDRVQEKTALLPGYQFRATADVPGREEKSRAATSVAGMVGGGLTLLLAVGLGWLLRRRRAVAPKS, from the coding sequence ATGCACATGGCCGATGCCCTGCTCTCTCCGGCGGTTGGCGGCACCTTGTGGGCCGCCACTGCCGGAACCATTGCCTGGTGTTCCCGCCGTCTCAAGCAGGAACTCGACGACAGCAGGATTCCGCTGATGGGGGTGCTGGCAGCCTTTATCTTTGCTGCCCAGATGATCAACTTCACCATCCCCGGCACCGGATCGAGCGGACATCTCGGCGGCGGCATGATCCTCGCCATCCTCCTCGGTCCCTATGCCGGATTTCTGGCGATGGCCTCAGTCCTCACGGTCCAGGCCCTCTTCTTTGCCGATGGCGGCCTGCTGGCGCTCGGCTGCAATATCTTCAATCTGGGATTTTTCCCCTGTTTTGTCGCCTATCCCTTCATCTATCGTCCCTTGGTCGGCAAGGCTCCGACGCCGCGGCGGGTTCTTGCCGGCGCCTGTGTCGCCGCCGTCGCCGGCTTGCAGCTGGGCGCCTTCAGTGTCGTCCTGGAGACTCTCCTCTCCGGCGTTTCGGCCCTTCCCTTTGGCACCTTTGCCCTGTTGATGCAGCCGATCCACCTGGCGATCGGTCTCGTTGAAGGGGCGGTGACGGCGGCGGTCATTACTTTTATCGGCAAGGCGCGCCCGGAACTGCTGGCCGCCGCGACCGTTACTGCCGCCGCTGGCGCCGGGTCGATACGACGCATCGTGCTCGGAGTGCTGCTGGCCACCCTGGTAACCGGCGGCATGCTCTCCTGGTTTGCCTCTTCCCACCCCGACGGCCTCGAATGGGCGCTGGCAAAGAGTGCCGGACCGGAAGCGCCGCTGGCGCCGCCCGCGCCGACGCGCCAGCTTCTCGACCGGGTGCAGGAGAAGACGGCGCTGCTGCCGGGATACCAATTTCGCGCTACCGCGGATGTTCCGGGGAGAGAAGAAAAGAGCAGGGCGGCAACGAGTGTCGCCGGAATGGTTGGCGGTGGTCTGACCCTGCTGCTGGCCGTGGGGCTGGGGTGGCTGCTGCGCCGCCGCCGGGCGGTGGCGCCAAAATCGTAA
- a CDS encoding sensor histidine kinase: MFIKSLITRVIILSILLLATGIGILTLFHIQREQDHLVNSTRESAELLLSTVEKSIFNSMRIGNSEDVQAILEMVGRNHRLTQVRIFHPDGTILKSAHPEEIGTRVDNFDLALFANNRRQGVFRVGGEEVLGMVKPIVSDERCYLCHGVGRKVIGVLNLNFSLADTAQRLRESSRFFLLSTAVIVILLSAGISFILVRLVKRPMQEMAARMAQVEQGDLSVRMESKAADEMGSLMRSFTSMVVNLDKAKRELEQFHFQQMERADRLASVGEMATGIAHEIKNPLAGISSAISVLAEDLEEDDARREVFRQVLEQIGRLDKTATDLLYFGRPGTPEFSFVDINGLIKKTLFFVSQHPEARNIHRIKELSRDLPPVWVDEKQIQQVLFNVIINAIQAMTSGGTLTIQTDAAQVDGEPRVRVLVMDTGKGIPEDELERIFVPFHTTKNQGTGLGLAICRQLISQHGGAIRVSSRLGEGTTFIIELPVAVLPSVDESEEPRA; encoded by the coding sequence TTGTTCATCAAGAGCCTGATTACCCGCGTCATCATCCTGAGCATCCTGCTGCTGGCAACCGGCATCGGCATCCTCACCCTCTTCCACATCCAGCGGGAGCAGGACCACCTCGTCAACTCGACCCGGGAGAGCGCCGAACTGCTGCTGTCGACGGTCGAGAAGTCGATCTTCAACTCGATGCGCATCGGCAACAGCGAGGATGTCCAGGCGATTCTGGAGATGGTCGGGCGCAATCACCGCCTGACCCAGGTGCGGATCTTTCACCCCGACGGGACCATCCTCAAGTCGGCCCACCCCGAGGAGATCGGCACCCGGGTCGACAATTTCGACCTCGCCCTCTTCGCCAACAACCGGCGCCAGGGGGTTTTCCGGGTTGGCGGCGAGGAGGTTCTCGGCATGGTGAAGCCGATCGTCTCCGACGAACGCTGCTATCTCTGTCATGGCGTCGGCCGCAAGGTGATCGGGGTCCTCAATCTCAATTTCTCCCTCGCCGACACTGCCCAGCGGCTGCGGGAATCGTCCCGTTTCTTCCTGCTGTCGACGGCTGTTATTGTGATCCTGCTTTCGGCGGGGATCTCCTTTATCCTGGTCCGCCTGGTCAAGCGGCCGATGCAGGAGATGGCAGCCAGGATGGCCCAGGTCGAGCAGGGCGATCTGTCGGTGCGCATGGAGAGCAAGGCCGCGGACGAGATGGGGAGCCTGATGCGCAGCTTCACCTCCATGGTGGTCAATCTCGACAAGGCGAAGCGGGAACTGGAACAGTTCCATTTCCAGCAGATGGAACGCGCTGACCGGCTCGCCTCGGTTGGCGAGATGGCGACCGGCATCGCCCACGAAATCAAGAATCCCCTCGCCGGCATCAGCAGCGCGATTTCGGTCCTGGCCGAAGACCTGGAGGAGGACGATGCCCGGCGGGAGGTCTTTCGCCAGGTCCTGGAGCAGATTGGCCGGCTCGACAAGACCGCGACCGACCTCCTCTATTTCGGTCGTCCCGGCACGCCCGAATTCAGCTTTGTCGACATCAATGGCCTGATCAAGAAAACGCTCTTCTTCGTCTCCCAGCACCCGGAAGCGCGCAATATTCACCGCATCAAGGAGCTGTCCCGGGATCTGCCGCCGGTCTGGGTCGACGAAAAGCAGATTCAGCAGGTCCTGTTCAACGTGATCATCAATGCCATCCAGGCGATGACCAGTGGTGGAACCCTCACGATTCAGACCGACGCGGCCCAGGTGGACGGCGAGCCGCGGGTCCGGGTACTGGTCATGGATACCGGCAAGGGGATTCCCGAGGACGAGCTGGAGCGGATTTTCGTCCCCTTCCACACCACCAAGAATCAGGGGACCGGCCTCGGGCTGGCGATCTGCCGGCAGCTGATCTCCCAGCACGGCGGCGCGATCCGGGTCAGCAGCCGTCTCGGCGAAGGGACGACATTTATCATCGAACTGCCGGTGGCAGTCCTGCCATCGGTCGACGAAAGCGAGGAACCGCGTGCGTAA
- a CDS encoding homocysteine S-methyltransferase family protein translates to MRDFRRVLQERVLVLDGAMGTMLQERGLAPGGCPEEMNLVAPAVVAGVHAEYAAAGADIIVTNSFGGSRTKLAHYGLEGKVGEINARAVELARRGGGPDCFVAASIGPTGRFLEPVGDAGFEEMVAVFAEQAAAFAAAGADLITLETFLDIRELRAAVIACREVAKLPILALMTFDDGGRSVLGTPPEAAAVTLDALGVDVVGSNCGLGIDGIYQILEKMRSVTSLPLIAQANAGLPLLRDGVTVFPGTPAEMTAYHQRLIELGVRIIGGCCGTTPAHIRAIRAALDGRSQAWTPPARRCFLSSRTAVVPLGGGAPCAIIGERINPTGKKLYSQELREGKTAYIRREAQEQAAAGASLLDLNCGLPGIDEPAALERAVYAVSGISGAPLVLDSSDPVALERGLQAADGKVLINSVSGEAKSLAAILPLARRYGAAVIGLALDAAGIPESAAGRVAVAQRILAAALAAGLPREDVVIDCLTLTVSAEQKRAGETLAALRQVRDELGLATVLGVSNISFGLPARPVLSAAFFTIALEAGLGAAIINPKDGPMMDAYRAAMVLLGHDLRAEEYIAHYGAAQLVPRTPLVSDSVASVRERLATAVIEGDLEGVTPLVEAALAEGLSPLEVSNEGLLPGLEEVGRRFGKNQVFLPQVMLSAETMQAAFARLKQELQGEQARSLGRILMATVEGDIHDIGKNIVCTLLENHGFEVIDLGKNVPAQRILDEAVAREVDAVGLSALMTTTLQQMEKTIARLREAGVRVFTMVGGAVVTPEYAAAIGADLYAADALEAVARVKELFRQKAE, encoded by the coding sequence ATGCGGGATTTTCGCAGGGTATTGCAGGAGCGGGTGCTGGTCCTTGACGGCGCCATGGGCACCATGCTGCAGGAACGGGGACTGGCTCCCGGCGGCTGCCCGGAGGAGATGAACCTGGTCGCCCCCGCGGTGGTTGCCGGGGTACATGCGGAATATGCCGCGGCGGGCGCCGACATCATCGTCACCAACAGCTTCGGCGGCAGTCGCACCAAGCTCGCCCATTACGGTCTCGAAGGAAAGGTCGGCGAGATCAACGCCCGGGCGGTGGAGCTGGCCCGCCGGGGGGGCGGTCCGGACTGCTTCGTCGCGGCTTCCATCGGTCCGACCGGGCGGTTTCTCGAACCGGTTGGCGATGCCGGTTTTGAAGAGATGGTGGCGGTCTTTGCCGAACAGGCCGCCGCTTTTGCCGCCGCCGGGGCCGACCTGATCACCCTGGAGACCTTTCTCGATATCCGCGAACTGCGCGCGGCGGTCATCGCCTGCCGCGAAGTGGCCAAGCTGCCGATCCTCGCCCTGATGACCTTCGACGACGGCGGCCGTTCGGTCCTCGGCACCCCCCCGGAGGCGGCGGCGGTAACCCTCGACGCCCTCGGCGTCGATGTCGTCGGCTCCAACTGCGGGCTTGGCATCGATGGCATCTACCAGATCCTGGAGAAGATGCGTAGCGTCACCAGCCTGCCGCTGATTGCCCAGGCCAACGCCGGGCTGCCGCTGCTGCGGGACGGAGTAACGGTCTTCCCCGGGACCCCCGCGGAAATGACCGCCTACCACCAGCGCCTGATCGAGCTCGGGGTGCGCATCATTGGTGGCTGTTGCGGCACCACCCCGGCCCACATCCGGGCGATCCGCGCCGCCCTCGACGGCCGCAGCCAGGCCTGGACGCCCCCCGCCCGGCGCTGTTTCCTCTCCAGCCGCACTGCGGTGGTGCCCCTCGGCGGCGGCGCTCCCTGTGCCATCATCGGCGAGCGCATCAATCCGACCGGGAAGAAGCTTTACAGCCAGGAGCTGCGGGAGGGCAAGACTGCCTATATCCGGCGCGAAGCCCAGGAACAGGCGGCGGCCGGCGCGAGTCTGCTCGATCTCAATTGCGGCCTGCCGGGGATCGACGAGCCGGCGGCCCTGGAGCGGGCGGTGTATGCCGTCTCCGGCATTTCCGGCGCACCGCTGGTCCTCGATTCCTCCGACCCGGTGGCCCTCGAACGGGGGCTGCAGGCGGCGGACGGCAAGGTCCTGATCAACTCGGTCTCCGGCGAGGCGAAGAGCCTGGCGGCGATTCTCCCCCTCGCCCGGCGCTACGGCGCCGCCGTCATCGGTCTTGCCCTCGACGCCGCCGGCATCCCGGAGAGTGCCGCCGGCCGGGTGGCGGTAGCACAGCGGATTCTCGCTGCGGCCCTCGCCGCCGGTCTGCCGCGGGAGGACGTGGTGATCGACTGCCTGACCCTGACCGTCTCGGCCGAGCAGAAACGGGCCGGCGAAACCCTGGCCGCCCTGCGCCAGGTGCGGGACGAGCTCGGTCTCGCCACGGTTCTCGGGGTGAGCAACATCTCCTTCGGCCTGCCGGCGCGGCCGGTCCTCTCCGCCGCCTTCTTCACCATCGCCCTGGAAGCGGGTCTTGGCGCCGCCATTATCAATCCCAAGGACGGGCCGATGATGGACGCCTACCGCGCGGCCATGGTCCTGCTCGGTCACGACCTGCGCGCCGAGGAGTACATCGCCCATTACGGCGCCGCCCAGCTCGTTCCCCGGACGCCGCTGGTATCCGACTCCGTGGCGAGCGTCCGCGAACGCCTGGCGACAGCAGTCATCGAAGGAGACCTGGAGGGGGTGACGCCCCTGGTCGAGGCGGCCCTGGCCGAGGGCCTGTCGCCGCTGGAGGTGAGCAACGAAGGGCTCCTCCCCGGCCTGGAGGAGGTCGGCCGCCGTTTTGGCAAGAACCAGGTTTTCCTCCCCCAGGTGATGCTCTCGGCGGAGACGATGCAGGCGGCCTTTGCCCGTCTCAAGCAGGAGCTGCAGGGGGAGCAGGCCCGCTCCCTGGGGCGCATCCTGATGGCGACGGTCGAGGGGGATATTCATGACATCGGCAAGAACATCGTCTGCACCCTGCTCGAAAACCACGGCTTCGAGGTGATCGATCTCGGCAAGAACGTCCCCGCCCAGCGCATTCTCGACGAGGCCGTCGCCCGCGAGGTCGATGCGGTCGGGCTTTCGGCGCTGATGACCACCACGCTGCAGCAGATGGAAAAGACCATAGCCCGTTTGCGCGAAGCGGGGGTGAGGGTCTTCACCATGGTCGGCGGCGCCGTGGTCACTCCGGAATATGCCGCGGCGATCGGCGCCGATCTCTATGCCGCCGACGCCCTCGAAGCGGTGGCCCGGGTCAAGGAGTTGTTCCGCCAAAAGGCCGAATAG
- a CDS encoding type II secretion system protein has translation MMTPRGGIRDERGFALLTVLVLVVVLGLALGLAGSSWTDIMQRAREEELFWRGDQYRKAIEAFYGVRHGGGLQMLPAKLEDLVRDPRNPGVVRYLRRLYTDPMTGGEWELIKDPSGRIRGVRSSSPLRPFRQAGFPAGYENFEGRQKYSEWEFVFTPGKPAPGTGPATPVPGRKSPGPGPVNP, from the coding sequence GTGATGACGCCCCGGGGAGGGATAAGGGACGAGCGCGGCTTTGCGCTACTCACCGTCCTGGTCCTGGTGGTCGTCCTCGGTCTGGCGCTCGGCCTCGCCGGCAGCTCCTGGACCGATATCATGCAGCGCGCCCGGGAGGAAGAGCTCTTCTGGCGTGGTGACCAGTACCGCAAGGCGATCGAGGCCTTCTACGGGGTCAGGCACGGCGGAGGCCTGCAGATGCTGCCGGCGAAACTGGAAGACCTGGTGCGGGACCCGCGCAACCCCGGGGTGGTTCGCTACCTGCGGCGCCTCTACACCGATCCGATGACCGGTGGCGAGTGGGAGCTGATCAAGGACCCTTCCGGGCGGATTCGGGGGGTGCGCAGCAGCAGTCCATTGCGGCCCTTCCGCCAGGCCGGATTTCCGGCCGGTTACGAGAATTTCGAAGGGCGCCAGAAATATTCCGAGTGGGAATTCGTCTTTACCCCGGGCAAGCCGGCGCCGGGTACCGGCCCGGCCACTCCTGTCCCGGGCCGCAAGTCGCCCGGTCCCGGACCGGTCAATCCCTAA
- the murI gene encoding glutamate racemase codes for MSERAIGIFDSGVGGLTVLKEIGRQLPGEALVYLGDTARVPYGTKSPATVLRYALEAAAFLVRQQVKMLVVACNTASSVALEELEQRFSLPVVGVIEPGAERAVALTRSRRVGVIGTEGTVKSGAYSRAIQARDPQIAVTSVACPLFVPLAEEGWAGHPVAREIAAEYLASLIDHRVDTLVLGCTHYPLLKPVLHQVLGPAVELVDSAEETARLVATLLDSLHLRRQGPPLPSRYFVTDVPTRFERVGGEFLGAPLAGVEQVMID; via the coding sequence GTGTCAGAACGCGCCATCGGCATATTCGATTCCGGGGTCGGCGGACTCACCGTTCTCAAGGAGATCGGTCGCCAGCTTCCCGGTGAGGCCCTGGTCTACCTCGGGGACACCGCCCGGGTTCCCTACGGGACCAAGAGCCCGGCCACCGTGCTGCGCTATGCCCTGGAGGCGGCGGCGTTCCTGGTCCGGCAGCAGGTCAAGATGCTGGTGGTGGCCTGCAATACCGCCTCTTCGGTTGCCCTGGAGGAGCTGGAGCAGCGCTTCAGCCTGCCGGTCGTCGGTGTCATCGAGCCGGGGGCAGAACGGGCCGTAGCCCTGACCCGGAGCCGCCGGGTTGGCGTGATCGGCACCGAAGGAACGGTCAAGAGTGGTGCCTACAGCCGCGCCATCCAGGCCCGTGACCCGCAGATCGCGGTCACCTCGGTGGCCTGCCCGCTCTTTGTCCCCCTGGCCGAAGAGGGCTGGGCCGGTCACCCCGTCGCCCGGGAGATCGCTGCCGAGTACCTGGCGTCCCTGATCGACCACCGGGTCGACACTCTGGTCCTTGGTTGTACCCATTATCCCTTGCTCAAGCCGGTCCTGCACCAGGTGCTCGGCCCCGCAGTGGAACTGGTCGATTCGGCCGAGGAGACGGCGCGCCTGGTCGCGACCCTGCTCGACTCCCTCCACCTGCGCCGCCAGGGGCCGCCGCTCCCTTCCCGCTACTTCGTCACCGATGTGCCGACCCGCTTCGAACGGGTCGGGGGGGAGTTTCTCGGCGCCCCCCTGGCCGGAGTCGAACAGGTCATGATCGACTAG
- a CDS encoding GerMN domain-containing protein yields MNLSSTSTRWLLIAGIALLLVSSSALFLLFRTPERPELPAPSPVTTPAPAGREVILYFGAADGTHLVAEQRELAGCRDDQACLRATLEALLAGPVGDGVPILPEQTVVRDLTLADQGLASVNFSSELIAGHPGGSMTELLTVYGIVDTLAVNFPYLRQVRFLVEGEPVATLKGHVDLRQPLAPDFSLTRPPLAGNAVTPASARKEP; encoded by the coding sequence ATGAACCTTTCCAGCACGAGCACGCGTTGGTTGCTGATCGCGGGCATTGCCCTGCTGCTGGTAAGTAGCAGCGCGCTGTTCCTTCTGTTCCGGACGCCGGAGCGCCCGGAGCTGCCGGCGCCGTCGCCGGTGACCACCCCTGCCCCAGCAGGGCGGGAGGTGATTCTCTACTTTGGCGCCGCCGACGGTACCCACCTGGTAGCCGAGCAACGGGAACTTGCGGGGTGCCGGGATGACCAGGCCTGCCTGCGGGCGACTCTCGAAGCCCTCCTTGCAGGCCCGGTGGGAGACGGCGTCCCCATTCTCCCTGAACAGACGGTAGTGCGCGATTTGACCCTCGCCGACCAGGGGCTGGCATCGGTCAATTTCAGTTCCGAATTGATCGCCGGGCACCCCGGCGGCAGCATGACCGAACTGCTCACGGTCTACGGCATCGTCGATACCCTGGCTGTCAATTTTCCCTATCTGCGCCAGGTGCGGTTCCTGGTCGAAGGGGAGCCCGTGGCCACCCTCAAGGGGCATGTCGATCTGCGGCAGCCGCTGGCCCCCGATTTCAGCCTGACCCGCCCGCCGCTGGCAGGAAATGCCGTCACCCCGGCCTCGGCCAGGAAGGAACCATAA
- a CDS encoding transketolase family protein gives MSEMIATRDAYGKVLVELGREDSRIVALDADLSGSTKTGLFAKEFPERFFNAGIAEANMVGMAAGLAAGGMIPFASTFAVFAAGRAFEQVRQSLAYPKMNVKLVATHGGITVGEDGGSHQSVEDLAIMRVLPNMTVLCPADGPETAAAIRAVAAWRGPVYVRLGRSKVPTVFTGGCDFVIGKGATLRPGSDLTFVTTGLMTAQALDAARILAEEKISARVLHLGTIKPLDVDLLLTAARETGAIVTAEEHSVIGGLGGAVCETLAEGYPVPVERVGLRDLFGQSGTAEELLVHYGLTPAHLVEAAERVLQRKR, from the coding sequence ATGAGTGAAATGATTGCAACGCGCGACGCTTACGGCAAGGTGCTGGTCGAACTCGGACGGGAAGACAGCCGGATTGTCGCTCTCGACGCCGACCTCTCCGGATCGACCAAGACCGGCCTCTTTGCCAAAGAATTTCCCGAGCGTTTTTTCAACGCCGGGATTGCCGAGGCCAACATGGTCGGCATGGCGGCCGGTCTCGCCGCCGGCGGAATGATCCCCTTCGCCTCGACCTTTGCGGTCTTTGCCGCCGGCCGTGCCTTCGAACAGGTGCGCCAGTCGCTCGCCTATCCCAAAATGAACGTCAAGCTGGTTGCGACCCACGGCGGGATTACCGTTGGCGAGGATGGCGGCTCCCACCAGTCGGTGGAGGACCTCGCCATCATGCGGGTGCTGCCGAACATGACCGTCCTCTGCCCGGCTGACGGACCCGAGACCGCTGCGGCGATCCGGGCGGTCGCCGCCTGGCGCGGTCCGGTCTACGTCCGCCTCGGCCGTTCCAAGGTGCCGACCGTCTTCACCGGCGGCTGCGATTTCGTCATCGGCAAGGGGGCGACCCTGCGCCCGGGGAGCGATCTGACCTTCGTCACCACCGGGCTGATGACGGCGCAGGCCCTCGACGCGGCGCGAATCCTGGCCGAAGAGAAGATCTCGGCGCGGGTGCTGCACCTCGGCACCATCAAGCCCCTCGATGTCGACCTCCTCCTCACCGCGGCCCGCGAGACCGGCGCCATCGTCACCGCCGAGGAACATTCGGTGATCGGCGGCCTCGGTGGCGCCGTCTGCGAAACCCTCGCCGAAGGCTATCCGGTACCGGTGGAGCGGGTCGGCTTGCGCGATCTCTTCGGCCAGTCGGGGACCGCCGAAGAACTCCTGGTCCACTACGGCCTGACCCCGGCCCACCTGGTCGAAGCGGCGGAACGGGTTCTGCAGCGCAAGCGGTGA
- a CDS encoding transketolase: MLTDQTLRDLAATARHLRVEILKMLNTARSGHTGGSLSAIDVMTVLYFHSMRHDPSNPSWEDRDRFVLSKGHAAPALYACLAEAGYFSRDDLKTLRRLGSHLQGHPDMNKTPGVEVCTGSLGQGISQAVGLALAARLEQRSTRVYTLLGDGELQEGQVWEAAMAAAHFGLDNLCAIIDANALQIDGEVAKVMNVAPIGPKFLAFNWHVLEVDGHDIQAICRALDDAEKTPGRPTLIIARTVKGKGVPFFEHKASYHGVPPSDEELGQALEHLGHS; this comes from the coding sequence ATGCTGACTGACCAGACTCTCCGCGACCTCGCCGCAACGGCCCGGCACCTGCGCGTGGAAATTCTCAAGATGCTCAACACGGCCCGCTCCGGCCACACCGGCGGCAGTCTGTCGGCCATCGATGTGATGACGGTCCTCTACTTCCACTCGATGCGTCATGATCCGAGCAACCCGAGCTGGGAGGATCGCGACCGCTTCGTCCTTTCCAAGGGGCACGCCGCCCCGGCCCTCTATGCCTGCCTCGCCGAGGCCGGCTATTTCTCCCGCGACGACCTCAAGACCCTGCGCCGCCTCGGCAGCCACCTGCAGGGGCATCCCGACATGAACAAGACCCCGGGGGTCGAGGTCTGCACCGGCTCCCTCGGCCAGGGGATTTCGCAGGCGGTCGGCCTCGCCCTGGCCGCCCGCCTGGAGCAGCGTTCGACTCGCGTCTATACTCTGCTCGGGGACGGCGAACTGCAGGAAGGGCAGGTCTGGGAAGCAGCGATGGCGGCGGCCCATTTCGGCCTCGACAACCTCTGTGCGATCATCGACGCCAACGCCCTGCAGATCGACGGCGAGGTGGCCAAGGTCATGAACGTGGCGCCGATCGGCCCCAAGTTCCTCGCCTTCAACTGGCATGTCCTCGAAGTCGACGGCCACGATATCCAGGCGATCTGCCGGGCTCTCGATGATGCCGAAAAGACCCCCGGCCGGCCGACCCTGATCATTGCCCGTACCGTCAAGGGAAAAGGGGTCCCCTTCTTCGAACACAAAGCGAGCTACCATGGGGTGCCGCCGAGTGACGAGGAGCTGGGCCAGGCGCTGGAGCACCTCGGGCATTCGTAG
- a CDS encoding sigma-54-dependent transcriptional regulator gives MRKQKILVVDDEHLIRWSLEQSLKKQGYEVCSAGTGEDALRLVREESPDLVLLDIQLPGINGLEVLEKVKEYDEETIVIMVTALGVLETAVKAMRMGAHDYINKPFNLDELAIVIKKALETGELKREVAHLRSEQTRKYGIAHIIGESRHMKNVLAMVEKIARSDASTVLIQGESGTGKELIAKAIHWESARAEKPFMAINCAAMPETLLESELMGHEKGAFTDAKAQKKGLFETADGGTIFLDEIGDMDSGMQAKLLRVLEERTFRRVGGTKEIPVDVRIVSATNKDLIKAMEEKTFRNDLYYRIQVIPIFLPPLRERKEDIMPLATHFINHFNREFHKNVRGISKMAEKFLVDYPWPGNIRELKNVIERAIILENEETLLLEHLPQEIVARTSGAGAGPVSFRLPPEGIDIEDVERELIRQSLEVCEGNQSKAARKLNLGIDAFRYRMKKFGFL, from the coding sequence GTGCGTAAACAGAAGATCCTGGTTGTCGATGACGAGCACTTGATTCGCTGGTCGCTGGAACAGAGCCTGAAAAAGCAGGGGTACGAGGTCTGCAGCGCCGGTACCGGCGAGGACGCCCTGCGGCTGGTGCGGGAGGAGTCCCCCGACCTGGTCCTGCTCGACATCCAGCTGCCGGGGATCAATGGCCTCGAGGTGCTGGAGAAGGTCAAGGAGTACGACGAGGAGACCATCGTCATCATGGTCACCGCCCTGGGCGTTCTCGAGACGGCGGTCAAGGCGATGCGCATGGGCGCCCACGACTACATCAACAAGCCGTTCAACCTCGACGAGCTGGCGATTGTCATCAAAAAGGCGCTCGAAACCGGGGAGCTCAAGCGCGAGGTCGCCCATCTGCGTTCGGAACAGACCCGCAAGTACGGCATCGCCCATATCATCGGTGAAAGCCGGCATATGAAGAATGTCCTGGCGATGGTGGAGAAGATCGCCCGCAGCGACGCCAGCACCGTCCTGATCCAGGGGGAGAGTGGTACCGGCAAGGAACTGATCGCCAAGGCGATCCACTGGGAGAGTGCCCGCGCCGAGAAACCGTTCATGGCGATCAACTGTGCCGCGATGCCGGAGACCCTGCTCGAAAGTGAGCTGATGGGGCATGAGAAGGGGGCCTTCACCGATGCCAAGGCGCAGAAAAAGGGCCTCTTTGAAACCGCCGATGGCGGCACCATCTTTCTCGACGAAATCGGCGACATGGATTCGGGGATGCAGGCCAAGCTGCTGCGGGTTCTGGAGGAGCGCACCTTCCGGCGGGTCGGCGGGACCAAGGAGATTCCCGTCGATGTCCGCATCGTCTCCGCCACCAACAAGGACCTGATCAAGGCGATGGAGGAGAAGACCTTCCGCAACGATCTCTACTACCGGATCCAGGTCATCCCGATCTTCCTGCCGCCACTGCGGGAGCGCAAGGAGGACATCATGCCCCTTGCCACCCACTTCATCAATCACTTCAACCGCGAATTCCACAAGAACGTGCGCGGTATTTCGAAAATGGCCGAGAAGTTCCTCGTCGACTATCCCTGGCCGGGGAATATCCGCGAACTGAAGAATGTTATCGAACGCGCCATCATCCTCGAGAATGAGGAGACGCTGCTGCTGGAGCACCTTCCCCAGGAGATCGTCGCCAGAACCTCCGGCGCCGGGGCCGGTCCGGTCAGTTTCCGTTTGCCGCCCGAGGGGATCGATATCGAGGACGTGGAGCGGGAGCTGATTCGCCAGTCGCTGGAGGTCTGTGAGGGGAACCAGTCGAAGGCCGCTCGCAAACTCAACCTGGGTATCGACGCTTTCCGTTACCGGATGAAAAAGTTCGGTTTCCTGTGA